In Mytilus edulis chromosome 7, xbMytEdul2.2, whole genome shotgun sequence, a single genomic region encodes these proteins:
- the LOC139481630 gene encoding uncharacterized protein, producing the protein MTVLDAAKRAKLAEYRKQKDGCFMEAIWQSVLVLGAACGGVHLGQKLLSSVLPYGPMKHVMVTVLVGAGASTYVSAKESAKCIHKWNRHIDRLYDRNKKT; encoded by the exons ATGACAGTTTTAGATGCAGCAAAAAGAGCCAAACTTGCAGAA tataGAAAACAGAAAGATGGTTGTTTTATGGAAGCTATCTGGCAGTCAGTATTAGTATTGGGTGCAG CATGTGGAGGTGTACATCTTGGCCAAAAACTACTATCTTCTGTGTTACCATATGGACCAATGAAACATGTGATGGTGACAGTGTTAGTCGGGGCTGGAGCATCGACTTATGTATCAGCAAAGGAGTCTGCTAAATGTATACATAAGTGGAATAGACATATAGACAGATTATACG ACAGAAACAAAAAAACCTAA